The Arvicola amphibius chromosome 11, mArvAmp1.2, whole genome shotgun sequence genome has a segment encoding these proteins:
- the Fut9 gene encoding 4-galactosyl-N-acetylglucosaminide 3-alpha-L-fucosyltransferase 9, whose protein sequence is MTSTSKGILRPFLIVCIILACFMACLLIYIKPTNSWVFSPMESASSVLKMKNFFSTKSDYFNETTILVWVWPFGQTFDLTSCQAMFNIHGCHLTTDRSLYNKSHAVLIHHRDISWDLTNLPQQARPPFQKWIWMNLESPTHTPQKSGIEHLFNLTLTYRRDSDIQVPYGFLTVSTNPFVFEVPNKEKLVCWVVSNWNPEHARVKYYNELSKSIEIHTYGQAFGEYVNDKNLIPTISTCKFYLSFENSIHKDYITEKLYNAFLAGSVPVVLGPSRENYENYIPADSFIHVEDYNSPSELAKYLKEVDKNNKLYLSYFNWRKDFTVNLPRFWESHACLACDHVKRHQEYKSVGNLEKWFWN, encoded by the coding sequence ATGACATCAACATCCAAAGGCATTCTTCGCCCATTTCTAATCGTCTGCATCATCCTGGCCTGCTTCATGGCGTGTCTGCTTATTTACATCAAGCCGACCAACAGCTGGGTCTTCAGTCCAATGGAGTCTGCCAGTTCtgtcctgaaaatgaaaaatttcttcTCCACAAAATCTGATTATTTTAACGAAACCACTATTCTGGTTTGGGTGTGGCCGTTTGGGCAGACCTTTGACCTTACATCCTGCCAAGCGATGTTCAACATCCACGGATGCCATCTCACGACGGACCGCTCACTGTACAACAAATCCCACGCTGTCCTGATACACCACAGAGACATCAGCTGGGATCTGACCAATTTACCTCAGCAGGCGAGGCCACCCTTTCAGAAATGGATTTGGATGAACTTAGAGTCACCCACTCATACTCCCCAGAAGAGTGGAATTGAGCACTTGTTCAACCTGACACTAACTTATCGCCGTGATTCCGATATTCAAGTGCCTTATGGCTTCTTGACGGTGAGCACAAATCCCTTTGTGTTTGAAGTGCCAAACAAAGAGAAGCTGGTTTGCTGGGTTGTGAGTAACTGGAACCCTGAGCATGCCAGGGTCAAGTATTATAACGAGCTCAGCAAGAGTATTGAAATCCACACCTATGGGCAAGCATTTGGAGAATACGTGAATGACAAAAACTTGATTCCCACTATATCCACTTGtaaattttatctttcctttGAAAATTCAATTCACAAAGATTACATCACAGAAAAGCTTTACAATGCATTTTTGGCCGGCTCAGTACCCGTTGTCCTGGGACCATCTAGGGAAAATTATGAGAATTACATTCCAgctgattcattcattcatgtggaAGATTATAACTCTCCCAGTGAGCTGGCAAAATATCTAAAGGAAGTTGACAAAAACAATAAGTTGTACCTTAGTTACTTTAACTGGAGGAAGGATTTCACTGTCAACCTCCCACGATTCTGGgaatcacatgcatgcctggcttGTGATCATGTAAAAAGGCATCAAGAATATAAGTCTGTTGGTAATTTAGAGAAATGGTTTTGGAATTAA